TGGGGCAGCTGCCCGGGCCGTACTTCACGGATCCGGAGCCGTCGCTGCAGGTGGCCGGCGTGCCGATGTACTTCACCATCTACTTCCTCTCGACGGGCCTGCATGGCTTCCACGTCATCATCGGCATGATCGTGCTGGCGTGGGTGGGGTTCAAGGCGAACCGCAACGAGTTCAGCGCCCGGAACTACACCGCCGTCGAGCTGGGCAGCATGTACTGGCACCTCGTCGACCTGGTGTGGATCTTCCTCTTCCCCATGCTGTACCTCATCTAAGAGAGGCCTCCGCTCATGTCCGCGATAGCCAATGAATCATTCAAGGAAGCGCAGAACATGCAGGAGGAGCACCATGGTGGCGCGGCGAAGTACGCCATCATCTGGGCGGCGCTGATGGTGCTCACCGTCGTCACCGTCGTCACCGGCCGCATGCACCTGCCCAACTGGGGCCTGGCGCTCGCGCTCGTCATCGCCTCGGTGAAGGGTGCGCTCGTGGCGCTCTACTTCATGCACCTGGCGGATCACCGCGGCGCCAACCGGATCGTGTTCATCACGTCCATGGTGTTCGTGGTGCTGATGCTGCTCTTCACCCTCTTCGACATCGGCACGCGCTTCCGGCCTGCGCTCGCCGCCAGCGGCACG
The Cystobacter ferrugineus genome window above contains:
- a CDS encoding cytochrome C oxidase subunit IV family protein; this translates as MSAIANESFKEAQNMQEEHHGGAAKYAIIWAALMVLTVVTVVTGRMHLPNWGLALALVIASVKGALVALYFMHLADHRGANRIVFITSMVFVVLMLLFTLFDIGTRFRPALAASGTPIAWPVQTGQSMPYSTTGTNEAPERRSHE